The following nucleotide sequence is from Lysinibacillus sp. FSL W8-0992.
CATTTGTTTTGTCTTCAATAGGTTTAAGTCTATTGTTATTTTTCTTTGTCTCTTGGTTTTTAGTATTTGTTCATGAAGGTGCACATTATTTAGCTGTTTCAGCAACTGGAAAAAAGATGAATTTTCAGCTTAGTATTAGGTGGTTTTGGGTAGTTATAGAAGCCAATATGAATACATTATGGTCAATACCTAGAGAAAAAAGATATATCCCCTTTTTAGCTGGTTTTTTTATTGATATATTAATTATTAACATTTCTTTCATGTTAATTTTAGTGATTAATGATATTTTCATAATCAGTTTATTGAAAATGATTGCATTAATACAGTTTTATAAAATAATATGGCAATTTATTATATTTTTAAGAACTGATTTCTATTATGTTTTACTTAATTATTTTGGAGTTTCAACGTTAACTAAGGGGAGTATAGCTTATTTGTTAAGAAAGATTTCCCCTAAATATAATTTATTTTTTGACAAATTAAGCAGTCGTGAACAAATAATATGCAAAAGATATAGTTGGTTGTACATAGTATCACTGTTTGCTGTATGCTATTTATTTTTATTTTTATCTATCCCAACAGTACTCTATACATTAAAAACAACTTTAAGTATTTTATCTACCTTTGCTTATAATACTTTTGAATTTTGGGATTCTTTTATCGTTCTAGCTTTACTATTATTCGAATTCATTTTATGGATAATCGCAGCATACAAACGTTTTAAGAGGGGTGCATAGTTATGTCAAAAAAAATCAATATAAATTTATACGGTAATAAAGATAAATCACCTCTAATTTTTTTACATGGATTAAATTGGACACATCTTATTTGGAATTCCGTAATTGAACAACTAAAAGATGACTATTTTATAATAGCAATGGATCTGCCTGGACATGGAAATAGCATCAGATTACAAGATTATTCGTTTAACAATATAGCTAATGTAATAAATGAAACTATTTCTGATTTGAATTTAACACAAAAGATAACTCTTATAGGCAGCTCCATAGGTGCCTCTATAGCACTAACTTTTGCTAGTATGTATGATACGGTAGAAACTGTAGTATTAGTTGACGGTGGTTTTTTTGCATTAAAAGAAGTTGAAGGGCTAACATGGGAAGACATAAAAAAAAGCAGTTTCCCAAATGAAGTTTTAAAAAACAAAGAATCCTTTATCAATTATATGAAAAGTGATAATCCATCTTTATGGAACGATAATATAGAACAAGCTGTACTTGATCAAATTAAATGGTCTGCTGAACATCAAACGTATCAATTTAAAGTATCTGAAGACGACCAAATTCAATATATGAAAGATGAATGGAATCTGGACACATTAACATTACTCAAAAGTGTAAAAGCTAAAATTGTCTTATTAATTGCGGATAATAACCCTGATGATAATTTTTTAAATTCTAAGATCGATGTTTTTCAAAATAATTATAAAAATTCTATAGTCTACCGTTTGCATAATACAGACCACTTAATTATGTTGGATGCTGAGAAAGAGTTTATCAAAATAATTAAAGACCATATTTAAATAGGTGAAAGACATTATCCTTATTGATAATGTCTTTTTCTTTACTGGTATGTAACCAGAAATCAAATCCGTTGTTTGCCCTCTTATCTTTTTTATCCAAAAAAGTAGCCTCTACATTTAGTTTTGCCGATTAAAGAACACTTTTAAGACCTCACAAGTCCTTTTAGACCATCGAAACTCAAAGCTCGAAGAAAATATAAGTCAAAAACGAAATGACCGTCTTAGAACGAATGTAAATAGCCTATAATTTGATTTTTAGAGGTTTCTTTTTCTAGACAACTCTAGTTTGCCCTAAAAGAATAGTATAGCAAATTAGAGGTATGGTTTTTACCATTCCTCATTTGATTAAAGATCGCGTAACTTGGCCAAGATTCGTTCACGTTCTTGTGCAAAATAGGCTTCCTTTTCTTCTGTTACTTCTTCTTCTTGCTCATGACGCGTCGCAAACCATGCAGGTACCACTTCTACTTTTCTAGTTTTCTCTTTTTCTGGCACTACAGAAACCGTTAAATCTTTGATTTTGTTGCGAATAATGGCACTTAGCAAGGCTAATCGGTTTGTTTTTACGTATTGATCGCTTGCTGAAATGGCTGCATCTAATGATTGATACAGGATAGTTTCTAATTGGCTATGAGACACCCCTAGCTTGTCCTCTGCTTTGATTTTTTTCAATGAACCATAGATAACACCTACAAAGGCTTTAAAGCCCTCTAAAGAGCCTGTACGGGCTTGATAAAGATTTTTCAAACGATTATAAAGAGTATTTTTCAGATAAGACGACTGCTTAGTAGACGTCTTTATATCTTTTATTGTTTTAATTTGGTTATTATAGTTAAGAGTTGAATTTGAGCCATCCAGGGTTGATATATCAGCATTTTGAGCCAAATCCTGATGTTTATTTTGATGTTTATTTGGTTGTTTAAATTCATCTTTTATGATGGCAATTTCATACGCATTCAGATGATAAACTTCACTTAAAATGCTTTCAAAATTTACATGCTGCACATCCAAAATGACACGACAACCACTATTCGTCTTTCCAGATTTGTTTCTGGAAAGGATAAATAGCTTGGATTGCTCCATATACTTGAAAGCTGTTGAGATTGTATTGAATCCAACCTCTAATTTTTTACTCAAATGCTCTCTACTTACTTTGATAATGCCGTTGTATGTAAGATCATAAATCAATTTTTCTAGCACTCTATGTACTTTCCCACCAGGATAAATCCCTTGGATTGCTAGTATTTCTTCTAATTGCTGCAGGCGTTCTTCTTTGAGTTGCCGATCTCCTTTTTGATTGCCGTATGTAATAAATGTTTGGACTGCTTGGTTTGGTGTAGTTTTTAGTTTGTTTTCCATGGTAGTTGCCCCTTTTTGAAGCAAAAAAGCGTTTCACATCGTGTCTTAACGATGCAAAACGCTTTAGATTAAGGAATAATCTCTAATGACCTTTTAATTAACTGTTGAAATGTCTTCTATTTCATACTAGAATGACATATATAGATATTATCTATACTTATTACAACAGATAAAGAGTCATTTCACGATATGCTGCATCGTATCTGCATTATACGATAAAGCGATTAATAAAGAGCTCCAACTCTCTATTAGTCACTGTGGAATGGCTTTTTCACGTTCGATTTAGTTATTCTTACCATACGCTAAAGTTAGCAACTTGTAAATATACTCTATGACTATTAATTTATCAAATAAAGCCATACATTTGAAAAATTGGTGTTTAGCGCCCCCAAAACTTCCAACGAGATTTTTGAGGCATCCTTTTCAATTCTTCAACATCATCTTGCAACTTTTCAATCAATCCAATCAGTTTCTCTTCTCGTTCTTGGCTAAATTTAAGCTGATTTTTCATTTCTTCAAAGTGTTGAGAATAATCGATGGATGCTGGTAACTCTTTATTTTGGAGATTTTCGATTTGCAGCTGCATCTCCATCATCATTTTTTGTTGTAATCCGATCATTTCAATTAATTTCTCCATCGAACCTGGGTGGATTGTCATCTCAGATTCCCTTTTTATGACCTCTCCACCGAATTTCTCAAACAATTTTTCCTCGACCTCTGTAAAATCTGTCCGTTTAAACCCTTTTTCTCGTTGTTTTTGAATAGTTTCATGGATTAAATGAATTCGTTTAATCTGATGATCGTTGTAAACCCGTTGATTATTGTTATCTGGATCTTTCAAAACATCTCCGAGCCAATCCCGTTTCTCCCACTCACGCAGCTGATGTGCTTCAATTGCTAATTCTTTTGTGATTTTCCCAATTGGTATTAACATTTCTCCAACTCCAATGGCCTAATTTTAGCTATAAATTAAGCTAGATTTATCTTTATTTTATGCTTATTTTAGGCTAACTTATGTTACATGGGGTACTGCCGACAAAACGCAGATATTATACGCTAAGACATTTTTTGGATATAAAAACCCTGATTTTTCTACGCTAAGCAGAAGGATCAGGGTTTAATATTTTTCTTCGTATTCTTTTGGTTTCGTAGTTTCCAAATAATGTCATGTTGAACTAACGCACCCGTTTGTTTAAGTACATTGTTTCACATAATTCACAAAGAAAGCCGGTTTTCTTATCGAAAAACAGCTTTTTATTATCTATTTATTTTTTCAATTGTTATATTCAAGATAACTGCTGAGATAACATAAATTTGATTCATAAAATCCAATCCAGTTACAAAAATGGATATAGATATAATTCTTTAAGTTGTTTTCAGATAACCTTCATTTTGAATGTCTATTTTAACATTAATATTAATCTTCATGTTTTTAAAGTAATCTGACCTCCAGTTTTTTAATTCATCACGAGGGATTTGATTTCTAAAAAACTGACCCATTCCGAATACATCAGCCTCATTCTCTTGAAGTTTTGTAAATAATTTATTATACCTCTCAGAGATTAGAGTATTAATTTCCTCTTTAATTAAATTCAAACTGGGTTCTCCTTTTGTTTCCAATATCACAACTCTCATTTTTATTAGACTTTCCATATGTGCATCATTATTCACTAGTCTTCCTATATTGTCAGTTTTAGAACCCAGTAGCATGACTGTAGCATGTTCCATTACTTCCATTTTTCCATTACCACTCTCCCCTTTAAAAACATTGTACAGCAGGGTTTCGTTTGAACTGATTTGCTCGACCATTTTTCCTCTTTTTAATATGGCAGAACCGATTTGATCCATAGTCGTATCTTTTCCCGAACGAATCAAAGGTATAGCCACATCATGTGTATAAGAATGTATGCCTCGGAAGACCTCCCAAACTCTTGTAAGGGCAATGTCAGGATTCCAGCCTGCATTTTTTTCGAAATAGTTATAAGTGCTGAGCCCTTTTTTTTCGGCATTAATTTTAATGTTATTGAAAAATTCTTGAAGATCCTCATCACATATTGCAACTAAAGCTTTTGGGGAAACGTCTCTTGAACGCATAAATCCTGCAATTATATCGTTTATTCCATCCTCAGCAGTTTCTTTCTCAATAAAGATTAGCTTTACATGCAATAAATACACATCGCTCTCCATATTTCTACTAATTGTATCCACTGCTTTTGAGACCGTTTCAGCTTTAGCAGATACAATTTTCGTTTCCATATTACCATCTATAGGCTCTGGTATATTCAGGATCACCAAATATTGGTCGTCAACTTTCTTAACACCTATCGACACTGGTAGTAGACGATGATTTATATCCTTAATATCCCAACAACCGCTCAATATCAAAACCATAGTTAAAAGACTACAAATTAAATAAATGACTTTTTTATTAGATAGTTTCATTTGTATCCTTCCTCTTTAATCTTCTTCCAATATAGTAAATAGAAAGAGGTACAACAATTATAACGTATGACCTTAAAAAAGAATTCATAAAAAGGATATTTTCAACATCCTTCCAGTCTGGAATCCAAAAGCAAACGAAAAAGATTGCTACAGACAAACCGAACAATAGGTAGCTAGGTCTACTTTTAGGAATGTAATAGTTGATTATTCGAATTGCTTTCCACATTGAGAGAGAGAGATACAAAATAATAAAAGCAATAAGGCTTAAAAGAAAAAACATTGTAACTCGCTCAAACATTAACCAATCAATATTTATAGAATCCACAATAAGTACAAAAGGAAGAAATGCTTTTGATGCAGTCGCTTGTCCCAAAGTAAGAATTGGAATGTATACTGAAAAGAGAAAGAAAGGAATAAGAAATATCGCAGACAAAATAACATATTTTCTTTCATAAGAGAAAAATGGTTGTACAAATCCAAGAAAGAGAAACCCACCGGCGAATGCAAAATAACTCTCGAAGTAAGCAGGCTTACTAATGAATCCTAAGTCTGTGTCAAAAGGTATGGCATATCTCCAATCAACATTCTGAAATGACATGATTAAGACAAACAATAATATTGGAAAAAATAATATAAATAATAAAAATGCAGTTCGTAAAATGGCTTCGATACCTTTAGATGAAATGTATGCAGAAACAGACAACAATAATAGTATAATTGTCCATAATGGGGTATGGGATAAAAATACCAAGGTTACGATTTCTGCGTATGCTCTGACCGTTATAATAATGGCCATGATTAGATAAAGTAAAACGGGAGCAAAAAATAAAAAAGTTACCCTTTTTTTGCTTTTCGAAAATATACTTAAAATATCCTTTTTTGGAAAAAAGCTGAGACCTTTCATATAAGTCAACAAAAATACAAAATGTACAATAATCCCTATTAGAATTGGGAACCAATGGCCTTGTTCTGTACTAGCAATAATATCAGCTGGAAACATAAAAAAAATTAGTCCCAGATGACAAAGCACATACATTATCATAACATGTAGACTTCTTACCACTATTGTTCCTTCCTTCCTATATTTAAATAGAGATAGGACTTGCCAAAGGTAGTTAAACTTGCCAAATAAGAACTAATAAAAACTAGACCTACTACTAATCCTAAAACTCCAAATAGTGAAGAAAGAATTACATTAATATATTTAAATGATCTGATTGAAAGCGAGCTTTGAGCCCCCACAAGGGTTGAGTTAGCAATTGTTGTTGCTGCAAGAATGATGATTAAGAGATTGCTGACTAATTTAGCTTCTACAACTGCTTGTCCTAATATAATTCCTCCAACCATTGTAATTGTGGGACCTACTGATTTTGGAAGCCTTATGCTTGCTTCTAATATCAGTTCTAGAACAACCAACATGATTATAACTTCAACAAGTGCTGGATAAGGAACCCCTTCTCGACTTTGAGCTACAGAAAGTGCAAGCTCTATCTGTAACGCTTCCGGATTTACAGCAACAAGAGCAACATACATTCCTGGACTTATTAGAGCAATTAATGCACCAATTACTCGGAGGCAACTGATAGTTATCATAATGGGAAATGGAAAATTACGATCACTCTCAACAATAAACATATCCCAAAGGAGATTAGGCAGTATTAAAGCAAAAGGTAATTGATCAACTAATATAACAACTCTTCCCTTTTTAAGAAATTGTGATGCATGAAGAGGAAGTTCTGTCGTATTAAATTTTGAAACTATATCCCAAGATGAAAACCCCAGCATTTTTGACATGCTTTGTAAGTTACTGATATCCATACTCTTATTCTTTTCAATAAGACTATTTATATTTTCAACAAGTTCTTTATCCACTAGACCATTAATAAATAGTAAAGAAATTTTTGTCTTCTGATTTTTCCCTGTTGTGAAGGAATGAACAAGAAGTTTATTTGAAGTAAGTTGTTTACGAAGGAGTCCAATATTTGTGTCAATATCTTCTGTGAAGGAGTTTGAAGGTCCTTGAATTACACTTTCATTTGATGGAACTTCAATTGAACGATTTAACCCCTTAGGAACAGGTTCGTAAATAATAAACTTTTTTGTATGTTCTATATATATAATAAGTTTACCTTCAAGGACTGATGTAATAGCCTTTTTTGTATCGTCTTCAAAAAGTTCACCCATTAAAATAAATATAGATTCTGATGTTTTCCCTTGAGAAATTAAACCCTCTGACTGTTTTTGAAGAATTGTTTTTGTTTTTGTCATATCTACTAAAGTAGATAGTCCTAGTAACAAAACTTCCTTTTTTAAAAGGTAATCACGTTTTATAAAAAAGTCATCATTACCCCCTAACGCTTTTTTAATATCTAAAACTATTTGTTCCATAACATTTTTCCTTTCATTTCCTATATGTTTAATTTGCACTTAATTTTATATAATTATTCAGGGGGAAAATTGATACTGGAACAATTTATATAACTTCTAAATGTTTAAGAAAATAAAAGGAAGTGAATGAACGCAAATTGGGAATACGAACTATTGTCCTTAGAAGAAAAAATTAAGATACAGAAATCTGGAAAAGTTGAAGTGTAGAAGTTTAGGATGAAGAGGAATACAATATTATTGTTTATAAACAGTTTGAAATAATTTTTATAATAAAAGTACATACCAGCTAAGTTACGGAATTTTTGAATAGCCACACAAATATCCCCATTTCAGGTGGGAACGAGGAATTTGTGTGAACAATCTTGATGATTGGGATTTGTTTTTATTAATAGCGCTATTCAACTAAACTCCCTCTATAAAAGAAGGGAAATACTTTACCACAGATTTTCTGAAAAAAAGTCTCAAAAAAGTATCGAAAAAGTCTCAAAAAAGTATCGCTTGCCGTTGGCATCGCGATACTCTGATGCTGTAGATGTACCTGGTGTGATCGATGTGATCATAGAAATAAGTTTGTTTGCTCACCAGAGTCCCTATGATTAAAACAGCTCCTAGAGAATCAGCCAACTTCTTCATCAATCTCCTTCTAACGAAAAAGGGACTTATAGGACAGCCCCCTGGAAGTAGCATGCAGACGCAGGCTACTGAAAGAAAGAGCATAAGGGAAATCTGCTATCACTTGGGGTGATAGACTAGGCAGAGCCTAGTGTTTCGGTGTCCCCATAAAAAAGTGCATTTCTACATATTTTCTATACAAACGTTTATTCGTTTCTATATGTTTTCTACATAGAGTATCCAGTCATTTTAGTTCTTTCAAACGTCTCCTAATAGTTGCTTCAGAAACACCTAGTAATCGAGCAATTTCTCGATTACTTTTCCCAGCATCTTTTAAAGACAACAGTTTAAATTCATCGATGGTTAATTTAGGACGGCCATTTGGGTTTCCACCTCGCCATAGTTCCTCTTTTTTTTCATTTTTAAAAAATCTCTTTAGCAAATTATCTCCCTCCCTAAACGCGTCTTAACTCTAAATTTTAAGTTTTGACGCACATAATATCAACCTTACATTTTGGTAGGGCTCAATAAAAGATTAGGGAATTTAATTATTCAACAAGAAAAAAGTAACTGGAAAGTGAAATTGTTTAGGAGTTGCGAACAAAACAAGGGAAGTTGATAGGGCGAATTGAAATGATTCGCTCTGGTGAAAAGAAAAAAAGATGTTACTGAAGATGAATCTTTATAGAAGTTACCTGGTTTTTTTGAATGGTAAATGGCCTGATTTTAGCAAAAAAGCTAGGAAGAAAACAGGAAGAACGTAATAAATGTTCGTGAGAAAAGGGGAAGAAAACAGGAAGAATCACACTTTTTTATGGGGACACCGAAACACTAGGCTCTGCCTAGTCTATCACCCCAAGTGATAGCAGATTTCCCTTATGCTCTTTCAGTAAATAGCGTTATTCTAAAAGCAACTTTTGATGACAGAGATATAATCGCCATTTACCACTCAAAAATAATCTTGTTACTTCTATGTTGATTCATCTTCAGTAGCATCTAAGCGTTTTTGTTTTTGTCATAGATAAAAATACACGCCAAAAGAAAATCTTTACCAAAACTCTCAATAATGGTAACATTAGTAAAAAAAGGAGGTTTTTATGTTGAAAAAAATAGTAAGTCTGCTTGCTTTTCCTATTTTTGCACTAGGCTTTTTATCTACTGCACCTAGTGCGTTTGCAGAAACTGATGAGTTAGGTTATGAATATACAACGAAAAAAGCAAGTGAAATCGATTTTGCAGACGGAGACTTTTACATAGTATTACTTTCAGGTGATGCCAATAGTGAAGACGCTACTTATGCTGTATATGAAAACAGTGAAGTAGAAAAGTATGAAGAAGATTTACTTGCTGATGGACAATTGGATAATCATGAAACTCAAAATCTATTAAACTCTGTAACACCTTTCGCATCCCTACCTACCAAATTTTCTGAATACTATAGTGGATCTCAATGGATTTCAAGAGATGAAGGACCATCTTTATCTCTTAACCCTTTAAAACCAGCATATGACTCACCCCCAGGAATGGCACAAGCACATTTACAAAAATACAGATGGGATGTAGTCTACTCTAAACATAGTGGAGATGCAAAATGGAATAATACAGCCAGTATGAAAGCACAATTACATTGTCATGCTGATACAATTAAAGGTTTGAAAAATCCTTGGAATATAGAACCTTGGCGTACAACAACCAATTATCATGAAGTAGTTGCAAAAGCTTGTAATCCGAAAAATAAGTAAAAAAAAAAGCCTAGTTCTTTTGAAAAGAACTGGGCTTTTTTTAACTTTTTCAAAAACCACTAAATTTATGTGAACTTTTTCAGACGTGTTGTATAGATAAATCCATTTAATATACATAGTAACAAAATAATTATAAACATAATTAAAGAAATACTATCTCCACCCTCACTTATTTCGTCGCCTACATAGCCGGCTATTATTACAGTAATAGCTGAAACTGCAATAGTTATTAAAGAAAATAAACCTAATGTAATACCATTAATAATTTGGTTAGATTTTTTTTGTACAAAAATAAAAAACGTAATTAGAAGTGATGAAATGGTGAAAATAGCAAGAATAATGTGTATAAAATCATAAATTTGTAAACTTACCATAAAATTACCTCCTTTCCAAATATTATAACGTTTTATAGTGTTTTAAAGTTTCTCCATTTTGAACCATAGATGATATCAGTTGGATACGGCCATACAAATAACCCCCCTCTACCTTGTGCAGAAGGTAAAAGGGGGTTACATCATACCCTAGTATACCATTCCATTACCATTATAGCCCCAAATTTTATACAGTCCCCATACATGATTAGTTGACATAACAACCAGAGTGGGAAGTTGTAGAGGCACGAAAAAGCCCGTCATTACAATGTTCTTGTAATGACACGCCTCAAAATTGCTATACATTTTTTATACATCATTGTGAAATAGGCAAAAAACGTCCGAAATTCGATGAAAATGCTGTATAAAACTTTGCATAAACCTCTTTTCAACATCACATCAATCAGTAAGTCGGAAAGGGGTGTTCGATAAGACCCAAATTCAATGCCGATCTTTGGAGGTTCGACTCTCTAAGCTTCTTACGAGCTTTTTAAGCCTTTTGAAATTAAAACATGAAGTAAAATAAGGCAAAAATAAAATAAGCATCTTAAAACAAACGTTAATGGCCTCTAATTTGATTTTTCCATTAAACTAGAAAGGAAAATGTTTATTAAATCTTCATTAATTTTTCCGAAGATTGTGGAGATCTTTCTAAGAACCTATAGATATATTTATGAGATTC
It contains:
- a CDS encoding alpha/beta fold hydrolase, whose protein sequence is MSKKININLYGNKDKSPLIFLHGLNWTHLIWNSVIEQLKDDYFIIAMDLPGHGNSIRLQDYSFNNIANVINETISDLNLTQKITLIGSSIGASIALTFASMYDTVETVVLVDGGFFALKEVEGLTWEDIKKSSFPNEVLKNKESFINYMKSDNPSLWNDNIEQAVLDQIKWSAEHQTYQFKVSEDDQIQYMKDEWNLDTLTLLKSVKAKIVLLIADNNPDDNFLNSKIDVFQNNYKNSIVYRLHNTDHLIMLDAEKEFIKIIKDHI
- a CDS encoding MerR family transcriptional regulator; the encoded protein is MLIPIGKITKELAIEAHQLREWEKRDWLGDVLKDPDNNNQRVYNDHQIKRIHLIHETIQKQREKGFKRTDFTEVEEKLFEKFGGEVIKRESEMTIHPGSMEKLIEMIGLQQKMMMEMQLQIENLQNKELPASIDYSQHFEEMKNQLKFSQEREEKLIGLIEKLQDDVEELKRMPQKSRWKFWGR
- a CDS encoding Ger(x)C family spore germination protein — encoded protein: MKLSNKKVIYLICSLLTMVLILSGCWDIKDINHRLLPVSIGVKKVDDQYLVILNIPEPIDGNMETKIVSAKAETVSKAVDTISRNMESDVYLLHVKLIFIEKETAEDGINDIIAGFMRSRDVSPKALVAICDEDLQEFFNNIKINAEKKGLSTYNYFEKNAGWNPDIALTRVWEVFRGIHSYTHDVAIPLIRSGKDTTMDQIGSAILKRGKMVEQISSNETLLYNVFKGESGNGKMEVMEHATVMLLGSKTDNIGRLVNNDAHMESLIKMRVVILETKGEPSLNLIKEEINTLISERYNKLFTKLQENEADVFGMGQFFRNQIPRDELKNWRSDYFKNMKININVKIDIQNEGYLKTT
- a CDS encoding GerAB/ArcD/ProY family transporter; translated protein: MIMYVLCHLGLIFFMFPADIIASTEQGHWFPILIGIIVHFVFLLTYMKGLSFFPKKDILSIFSKSKKRVTFLFFAPVLLYLIMAIIITVRAYAEIVTLVFLSHTPLWTIILLLLSVSAYISSKGIEAILRTAFLLFILFFPILLFVLIMSFQNVDWRYAIPFDTDLGFISKPAYFESYFAFAGGFLFLGFVQPFFSYERKYVILSAIFLIPFFLFSVYIPILTLGQATASKAFLPFVLIVDSINIDWLMFERVTMFFLLSLIAFIILYLSLSMWKAIRIINYYIPKSRPSYLLFGLSVAIFFVCFWIPDWKDVENILFMNSFLRSYVIIVVPLSIYYIGRRLKRKDTNETI
- a CDS encoding spore germination protein yields the protein MEQIVLDIKKALGGNDDFFIKRDYLLKKEVLLLGLSTLVDMTKTKTILQKQSEGLISQGKTSESIFILMGELFEDDTKKAITSVLEGKLIIYIEHTKKFIIYEPVPKGLNRSIEVPSNESVIQGPSNSFTEDIDTNIGLLRKQLTSNKLLVHSFTTGKNQKTKISLLFINGLVDKELVENINSLIEKNKSMDISNLQSMSKMLGFSSWDIVSKFNTTELPLHASQFLKKGRVVILVDQLPFALILPNLLWDMFIVESDRNFPFPIMITISCLRVIGALIALISPGMYVALVAVNPEALQIELALSVAQSREGVPYPALVEVIIMLVVLELILEASIRLPKSVGPTITMVGGIILGQAVVEAKLVSNLLIIILAATTIANSTLVGAQSSLSIRSFKYINVILSSLFGVLGLVVGLVFISSYLASLTTFGKSYLYLNIGRKEQ
- a CDS encoding AsnC family protein is translated as MLKRFFKNEKKEELWRGGNPNGRPKLTIDEFKLLSLKDAGKSNREIARLLGVSEATIRRRLKELK
- a CDS encoding DUF2599 domain-containing protein; protein product: MLKKIVSLLAFPIFALGFLSTAPSAFAETDELGYEYTTKKASEIDFADGDFYIVLLSGDANSEDATYAVYENSEVEKYEEDLLADGQLDNHETQNLLNSVTPFASLPTKFSEYYSGSQWISRDEGPSLSLNPLKPAYDSPPGMAQAHLQKYRWDVVYSKHSGDAKWNNTASMKAQLHCHADTIKGLKNPWNIEPWRTTTNYHEVVAKACNPKNK